A window of Nicotiana tabacum cultivar K326 chromosome 24, ASM71507v2, whole genome shotgun sequence contains these coding sequences:
- the LOC107827660 gene encoding DEAD-box ATP-dependent RNA helicase 52: protein MIEKSRVSLQAVKYLALDEADRMLDMGFEPQVRKIVQKMKMPPPGRRQTMLFSATFPTEIQRLASDFLSNYIFLAAGKVGSSTDLIVQKVEFVPDTDKKDHLLNLLHAQHSNQMDAKLALTLIFVETKRGADTLERWLVRSGIPSIAIHGDKMQFERERALKSFKSGQTPVLVATDVAARGLDVPNVAHVINFDLPRNIDDYVHRIGRTGRAGKSGLATAFFNDKNVPLAKDLVELMQGANQEIPNWLSEYAETCYSSDGARTSRYVGSKFGGYDYRSVSFHSGSGNYSSQFADTEDATHYAVSASAFTYGAPFAAGCYGPSEMDSFPAASYR, encoded by the exons ATGATAGAGAAATCAAGAGTTTCCTTACAAGCAGTGAAATATTTGGCCTTAGATGAAGCTGATCGGATGCTTGACATGGGCTTTGAGCCCCAAGTTCGTAAGATTGTTCAGAAAATGAAGATGCCCCCACCTGGTAGAAGGCAGACAATGCTTTTTAGTGCAACATTTCCAACTGAGATACAG AGGCTTGCATCGGATTTTCTTTCAAACTACATCTTCTTGGCGGCTGGAAAAGTTGGGTCCAGCACTGATCTAATAGTTCAAAAAGTTGAGTTTGTTCCTGATACGGACAAGAAGGATCATTTACTGAATCTTCTTCATGCTCAACATTCAAATCAAATGGATGCAAAG CTGGCTTTGACTCTAATATTTGTGGAGACCAAAAGAGGAGCAGATACATTAGAACGTTGGTTGGTCAGGAGTGGTATCCCGTCTATTGCCATTCATGGTGATAAAATGCAGTTT GAGAGAGAACGAGCGCTAAAATCATTTAAAAGTGGACAAACTCCTGTTTTAGTTGCAACTGATGTAGCTGCTCGCGGTCTGGATGTTCCAAATGTTGCTCATGTCATAAATTTTGACTTGCCAAGGAACATAGATGACTATGTACACAGAATTGGACGAACAGGTCGTGCTGGTAAATCTGGATTGGCAACTGCATTTTTCAATGACAAGAATGTGCCTTTGGCAAAGGATCTTGTTGAATTGATGCAGGGGGCAAATCAAGAAATTCCTAATTGGCTGAGTGAATATGCTGAAACATGTTACAGCAGTGATGGTGCTAGAACGAGTCGCTATGTTGGAAGTAAGTTCGGGGGCTATGATTACAGGAGTGTTTCCTTCCATAGTGGTAGTGGAAACTACTCTAGCCAGTTTGCTGATACAGAAGATGCTACTCATTATGCTGTGTCCGCTAGCGCTTTCACCTACGGTGCTCCTTTTGCAGCGGGTTGTTATGGTCCTTCTGAAATGGACTCCTTTCCTGCTGCTTCATACCGTTAA
- the LOC107827662 gene encoding translationally-controlled tumor protein homolog: MLVYQDLLSGDELLSDSFSYTELENGVLWEVQGKWVVQGAVDVNIGANPSAEGADEDEGVDDQAIKVVDIVDTFRLQEQPSFDKKQFVAYMKKYIKNLTPKLGAEQEEVFKNNIQGATKYLLSKLSDLQFFVGESMADDTGMVFAYYKDGATDPTFLYLAHGLKEVKC; encoded by the exons GTGATGAGCTCCTTTCGGATTCATTTTCCTACACTGAACTTGAGAATGGAGTGCTTTGGGAAGTGCAAGGGAAG TGGGTTGTTCAGGGAGCTGTTGATGTGAACATCGGGGCGAATCCATCTGCTGAAGGTGCAGATGAAGACGAAGGTGTTGACGATCAAGCCATCAAGGTTGTCGATATTGTTGACACTTTCAGGCTTCAGGAGCAACCTTCTTTTGACAAGAAGCAGTTTGTTGCCTACATGAAGAAATATATCAAGAACCTAACACCCAAGTTAGGCGCAGAGCAGGAAGAAGTTTTTAAGAACAACATTCAAGGAGCAACCAAGTACCTTTTGTCAAAGCTCAGTGACCTTCAATTCTTTGTTGGTGAGAGCATGGCTGATGATACTGGAATGGTGTTTGCCTACTACAAGGATGGCGCCACTGATCCTACCTTTTTGTACCTCGCACATGGACTCAAGGAGGTCAAGTGTTAA